The Alosa sapidissima isolate fAloSap1 chromosome 8, fAloSap1.pri, whole genome shotgun sequence genome segment GTTCTGGTTTCAGATTTCCAGCTTTTAGTCGATAAAGTGAGGAATGCTCTTTGGCACAGTGAAGCTCATCTTACGCCATCTTAAACCTCGACGTCATCTGTGTTATTTCCATTTTCTACTTTCAACCTTCAGAAAGGCAGCACGCCTCTCTGGCAGGCCgcagtgctcacacacacacacgcacacacacacacgcacacacacacgcacacacacacacagacagacacacatgcacacacacacacacacacacgcacacacacgcacacacacacacagacagacacacatgcacacacacacacacacacacacacacagacagacacacatgcacacacacacacacacacacacgcacacacacacacgcacgctcattTGAGGGCTTCTGCAGCATCAGTTCATTAGCTAAAACTGTTTGTGTAGTTTGTATGTGATAACGCGTCTGTGTTGAGGTGTCTGTGTCCTGCCCTGTCTCCTCACCTGTCTGTACTGTACGTGTGACCTCACCTGCCTTGTCTCCTgacctgacctctgacctctcactctcttttgccCTGTTTGCTCTCGTCTCTTGGACAGCTTTCCCTCAAACTGGTAAGTAGAAACAATGAGTCATGATTTCACTGATGACGATGAGTCATGACTTCACTAAAGATGATGAGTCATGACTTCACTGATGATGATGAGTCATGACTTCACTGATGACGATGAGTCATGACTTCACTAAAGATGATGAGTCATGACTTCACTGATGACGATGAATCGGCATTTCACAGATGAACATTTTTAATGCCGTCATGATTTAAGTGATGAGTCATGATCGATATGTGATTTCTCTGTGATTTTGCTGATGTCATGATTTCGCTGATGAATCAGGGTTTCCATTGGCCGTCTTTGTGTTCTAGAAGTGTGTGTAACACCATGGGTTGGCCAACTTTCAAAAAGTGCTTGTCAGCTTGGCAACCAGGCATGAGGTTTTGGTTGCCATCAGTAATGGCCTGGTAGGCTATTTGTTTACGTACCGTCACTAAAATAATGATCACACTAATTAGTCTTCAGACACACATTTGAATTTATTACACCTTTATTTCACAGAGCCTAATTAATTACAGAAATGGAGTGAAAAGAGATAATACGTATAATATGTCCCTTACAGAAAAGAACTACAGTAATGTGCAACTACCGTACGCCTGTAGTGATGTGAGGTTCTGTAACGTCTTTACCCTCTACAGTGTTTCTATAGTAGCCTCCCTAGGCTGTGTCCCAACATGCTAGGCTAATActcctacagtagcctatgtcccAAAGTTCTGTAGTATTCCTATAGAaccactataatattttgtctcaAAATACTAGAGGACTCTATAGTTCTCTATAGTTCTTTTTCGTAAGGAGTCATACAATGTGAGGCTGTCCTGAGAGTGGGAACGTGGAGTGCAAATGTTAACATCAGCAACGCATGAACTCAAATACCGTTGATTTATTGATTGTAATGGAAATCTTGTGGCACACACAGGGGTGATGAGCAGGGTGCCGCTTTGGCACAATTTGGTTGCCAAGGGCAACCGGGCAACCGTTAATATCGATCCCTGGTGTGAGGTGATGTTGTGATTTCAGATGCAGCTGGTTGATCTTCCTCAGctggcctggtgtgtgtgtagtatgtgtgtgtgtgtgtagtgtgtgtctatgtgtgtgtgtgtgtagtatgtgtgtgtgtgtgtagtgtgtgtgtatgtgtgtgtgtgtgtagtatgtgtgtgtgtgtgtagtgtgtgtgtgtagtgtgtgtgtgtgtgtgtgtgtagtgtgtgtgtagtgtgtctgtgtgtgtagtgtgtgtgtgtatgtgtgtgtgtgtgtgtagtatgtgtgtgtgtgtgtagtgtgtgtgtgtgtgtgtgtgtgtagtgtgtgtgtgtgtagtatgtgtgtgtgtgtgtagtatgtgtctatgtgtgtgtagtgtgtgtgtgtgtgtagtgtgtgtgtagtatgtgtgtgtgtgtgtagtatgtgtgtgtgtgtgtagtgtgtgtgtatgtgtgtgtgtgtgtagtatgtgtgtgtgtgtgtagtgtgtgtgtgtagtgtgtgtgtgtgtgtgtgtagtgtgtgtgtgtgtgtgtgtagagtgtgtgtgtagtgtgtgtgtgtgtagtgtgtgtgtatgtgtgtgtgtgtgtagtgtgtgtgtgtgtgtgatattgatGACAGTATTTTCTTTCTCAGGGTACCAGCTCAGAGGACTATAGTCACCTTCCCCCAGAACAGAGGAGGAAGAAACTGCAGGCCAAACTCAACGACATCACCAAGGACCTGCAGAAGGAGATGGAccagaggtacacacactcacacacgcacgcacacacactcacacacgcacgcacacacacagacacacacacacacatgcacacgcacactcactcacgcacgcacagacatagacacgcatgcacacacacacacacacatacacactcacgcacgcacacacacagacacacacgcacacacacacatgcacacgcacacatgcacaaaaacacacacggcGCACagcgcacgcacatgcacacacgcacacacacacatgcacaaacacacacacacacacatgcgcacatacacacacaattatttttattacatttggctgacacatttttaaccaaagcgaatAACAAAATTTAAGCAGTTTAAgctttaaagcaattctctgaACAATTCTAGGACGAtttaaaaaaggtagagtacagtaaaaataagtgtgtgtgtgcgcgcgcgtgtgtgtgcgtgtgtgtgtgtgcgcacgcgtgtgtgtgtgcgtgcgcgtgcatgtgcgtgtgtgcgcgcgtgtgtgtgtgcatgtgtgtgtgtgtgtttgcgtgcatgtgcgcgtgcatgtgtgtgtgtgtgttcacgtgcatgtgtgcgtgcgcgtgcgtgtgtgtgtgtgtgtgtgtgtgtgtgtgttctacagggATGCCTTGGCTAAGATGAAGGATGTGTACATAAAGAACCCTCACATGGGGGACCCCAACAGCGTTGACCCTCGGCTGGAGGAGATCACACACAACATCGACAAACTGCAGCTGGAGACAAGCAAGTTTGAGGCAAGCGcagctctaacacacacacacacacacacacacacatacatacagctctaacacacaaacactcacacacacaggcacacacacacacacacagttctaacacacacacacacacacacacacacacacacacacacacacacaaacacacacagctctaacacacacacacacacacacacacacacacacacagctctaacacacacacacacacacacacacacacacacacacacacattcagctctaacacacacatacacataggggTGTCTCAAACAATTATTTTAtaaacgattaatctaacgattatttttttgattattagattaatctaacgattaacTTGTGCATTAGTGATTATTTTCCCAAATATCAGAAAATATCAGAAATATGGTTATTTGTGCATTTTGGGTGTGAGGCCCCGCCCCCTATAGGGCGTCAGTGGTCACTACAGGCCAACTGCATCTGGACTGATACGAGCTCATTGGCCAACTGCACCTGGACTGATACAAGCTCATTGGCCAACTGCACCTGGACTGATACAAGCTCATTGGCCAACTGCACCTGGACTGATACAAGCTCATTGGCCAACTGCAACTGGACTGATAAAAGGTCAAAGCTCATTGGCCAACTGCAACTGGACTGATAAAAGGTCAAAGCTCATTGGCCAACTGCAACTGGACTGATACAAGGTCATTGGCCAACTGCACCTGGACTGATACAAGGTCATTGGCCAACTGCACCTGGACTGATACAAGGTCATCTCACCTGTAGGCTCACCTGTATGTGGGAAGAACAGAAGCTATCAGCAtgatgttatttttttattgttattattttgtaaaaaaacaatccttgtcagttccatgcagttttcaacagctatcatgaagagaggtcatgccatggatttCTGTGAATGTtgcttcttctacatatgcattgGAAGTCAGTTAATTTATTTTTGAATAAGAAGGCTAGAAGATGTGCtgaagattttattttattaagattttatttgtttagttCATATCTAAGTCTATATTCAATATTCAgtatattcaactttattgtcgtTGCAGGAGTGTAATATCAGTAGCCTAAAAACGAAATGCCGTTTTATATATAACCGGTGCGGTGACTAATATGTTACATTTGTTTCCTGCgagttgattggctgatgatgtGTCATGTGACGTGTCTCCTCAGAGCTGGTTGGCTGATGATGTGTCATGTGACGTGTCTCCTCAGAGCTGGTTGGCTGATGATGTGTCATGTGACGTGTGTCCTCAGAGCTGGTTGGCTGATGATGTGTCATGTGACGTGTGTCCTCAGAGCTGGTTGGCTGATGATGTGTCATGTGACGTGTGTCCTCAGAGCTGGTTGGCTGATGATGTGTCATGTGACGTGTGTCCTCAGAGCTGGTTGGCTGATGATGTGTCATGTGACGTGTCTCCTCAGAGCTGCTTGGCTGATGATGTGTCATGTGACGTGTGTCCTCAGAGCTGGTTGGCTGATGATGTGTCATGTGACGTGTCTCCTCAGAGCTGGTTGGCTGACGTGGAGGGGAAGTTGCTGGAGAAGGGCGACGCCCAGAGGAGACAGAGCGCCCACTACGACTCCCAAGGCCACACCCCTGTAGGAAACAACTGCGCTCAGAACCGGGAGAGGTactccatatacacacacacactacaacacacacacacacacacacacacactacaacacacacacacacacacacacacacacacacacacacacacacactacaacacacacacacacacacacacacacacacacacacacacacacacacacacacacacacacactacaacacacacactacaacacacacacacacacacacacacacactacaacacacacatgctcacacgcacatgcttacacacgcacgcacacacacacacacacacacatgctcacacacacacacacacacacacacacacacgcacgcacgcacacacacacacacacagacgtgtgtgtgtgcgctacgTGGTTGCTTATGGTGCTATTTCCCCTTGAGCAGCCCAGACGGAAGCTACACAGAGGACCAGAGCGTGGAGACCCAGTTCAAGTCGCGCAGCACCGAGTTTGATGACGAGTTTGACGACGAAGACCCACTGCCCACGATAGGAACCTGCAAAGCACTCTACCCCTTTGAAGGTAAAACCACCATAgcatggcacacacactctcacacacacacgcacacaagcacatgcacacacacacacatgcacacagacacacgcgcacaccacacacatgtgctGTGGTCCCGCAGGTCAGAACGAGGGGACGATCtcgatggcacacacacacacacacacacacacacacacacacacacacacacacacacgtgtcatgTGCTGTGGTCCGAACGAGGGGACGATCtggatggcacacacacacacacacacacacacacacacacacacacacgtgtcatgTGCTGTGGTCCCGCAGGTCAGAACGAGGGGACGATCtcgatggcacacacacacacacacacacacacacacacacacacacgtgtcatgTGCTGTGGTCCGAACGAGGGGACGATCtggatggcacacacacacacacacacacacacacacacacacgtgtcatgTGCTGTGGTCCCGCAGGTCAGAACGAGGGGATGATCtcgatggcacacacacacacacacacacacacacacacacacacgcgtgtcaTGTGCTGTGGTCCCGCAGGTCAGAACGAGGGGACGATCtcgatggcacacacacacacacacacacacacacacacacacacacgtgtcatgTGCTGTGGTCCGAACGAGGGGACGATCtggatggcacacacacacacacacacacacacacacgtgtcatgTGCTGTGGTCCCGCAGGTCAGAACGAGGGGACGATCtcgatggcacacacacacacacacacacacacacacacacacgtgtcatgTGCTGTGGTCCGAACGAGGGGACGATCtggatggcacacacacacacacacacacacacacacacacacacgtgtcatgTGCTGTGGTCCCGCAGGTCAGAACGAGGGGACGATCtcgatggcacacacacacacacacacacacacacacacacacacacgcgtgtcaTGTGCTGTGGTCCCGCAGGTCAGAACGAGGGGACGATCtcgatggcacacacacacacacacacacacacacacacacacacacacacacacacacacacgtgtcatgTGCTGTGGTCCGAACGAGGGGACGATCtggatggcacacacacacacacacacacacgtgtcatgTGCTGTGGTCCCGCAGGTCAGAACGAGGGGACGATCtcgatggcacacacacacacacacacacacacacacacacacacgcgtgtcaTGTGCTGTGGTCCCGCAGGTCAGAACGAGGGGACGATCTGGATGGCAGAGGGCGAGATGCTGTACGTGATCGAGGAGGACAAGGGGGATGGCTGGACGCGTGTGCGGAGGAGCGAGGACGAGGAAGGCTACGTGCCCACCTCCTACATCAAGCTCTACTTCGACACCAGCGCCAAAGGTGCCATGACCTACATTTGAGCCGCTACGCTCCGCACCGCACCGCTGGGGTCAGCTGGGGTCAGCTGGGGttggggaaacacacacagtttagtGAGTCGGACGTAGAATGTTTCAGAACAAGGAGCTCATAGTCTTTGGTCGACCCCCAGGGGCTGCAACATccccagattgtgtgtgtgcatgctagtgtgtgtgtgtgtgtgtgtgtgtgtgtgtgtgtgtgtgtgtgtgtgtgcgtgtgcgtgtgtgagagcgagcatgtgctagtgtgtgtgtgagattatcTGCTCTCATACCCTCACTCTCTTCTCCAACAGCATGCGATTTTAGTTTGGTGAGTTTAGTCCAGGAAGGAGGGGAGTCGATAGCCAGTTGACCAGCCCTCTCCAGCTTTCAGATTAGGCCATGTCAGTATTGGCTTACAGCCTAAAATACATCACTCTAAAAAGGCTGCAGTCAAAACAAAAGACACAGATGCAGCTGATCCAGCCCTGTTTGTTTGtgactttgtttgtttgtttgtttgtttgagtgcctggttgtttttgtttggttggttggttgtgcTGCATCTCCTCTTAGTTTCAGCTGGAGCTCAGCATCACATCATCACATTAAGCAGCCAATCAGCTGGAGCTCAGCATCACATTAAGCAGCCAATCAGCTCAGCTGCTGTAAGGTGGAAGTACCGACTCCCTAATGGAGCCTGGACTCAACACTGACCTGCTCCAGCACTGACCTGCTCCAGCTTTGGCTCCAGCCACGAGCTCCATTTGTAGATAGCAAGCAGGTGCACAGAAACCAGAGCTGCATGTGATAGCGGCATTTCAGACATGCGTCTGTTCTGTGAGATTTCATATTTAGCATGTAAACCAGTTAAAAAATTGAAGTTTTTAATGTCTCAGTAGAAGAATGAACTTCCTTATTTGATAGAGGTACTTCAAATGCATTGTTTATTGTGTGAACTTCAGAATCTGTAGCGATCTGAAGTGTGTTTACTGGTCTCTTCTGGACGGTCCAGGAGAAGTCATGTGTTGTGTCCGAGGTTTTCTTTCCCACCTGGCGGAGACGCTGAAGCGTCTCTTGTCTCCCGGTGACTCCACGGTACTCTGAGCTATGGCAGAGCGTCATCTAAACGGAGTCTCTTGGGCGTCTGGCTACACCCTTTCTCAAAAGTCACCCCTCAAACTCCTTCTCCAGCGACTTTTTACTTTTGTACTTTAGATATCTGAAGATCTGATTTGCAGACATGATTGACAATGCATGACTGATGTTGTTTTTATACTCAGGTACATTTGTTTCCTGTTTACTTTATTCattgttgttttctgtttgtttgtttttgttgtttgttttttgtaaatACAAATAGTCAACACTTGTGCAGTTCTTCCCCTGTAGTGTGAATGGCTTGAGTAGAGCTTTGCATGTTCTTGAGGAAGCCCTCGTTGTACTAGTGCTGCATTTaaccctgtgtgtgcgtgcatgcatgcgcgtgtgtgtgtgtgcgtgcatgcgtgtgtgtgtgtgtgtgtgtgtgtgcatgcgtgcgtgcgtgcgtgcgtgcgtgcgtgcgtgcgtgtgtgtgtgtgtgtgtgtgtgtgtgtgtaagagcacCCTGTTCCCTGTCTGCCCACCCTAAGAAGCTGGTACGCCTCGACATGGCACTTGTGTGTCAGTGGTGTTTTAAAGTAGCAAAGCTGCAATAATGCTGAGTGGGCTTTAAACAGTCTGAGGACACAAGACAAAAATGAAAACTCTAGAACTCTAAAACTCTATCACGGCCTGCATGATGGTTTTGGGCCAAGTAGCATGATCTAAGCTATCCGTATACAACTGTTTTTAGTCAGTTAGAATGCATTCTTTTTTTCAAGGCctttaagaaaataaaaaaatgatacCTTAACTGCTCCCCTTGCAAATGCAGGACACTGGAAGCAAAGCACATTCTATTGTTGCTATTGAaacttttgttattttgttgttgCTATTGAtacttttgttatttgttagtGGTTTATGTCATCCGTTATTATGTGTTTGGCGAGATCATTTCATCTGTTGTTATGTGTTTGACGAGATCATATCTCGTTGGCAGCGTCTGGACCCATATGTCTGACTACTGAAAAGAATGTCTGCTTTTCCCCCTCCTCTGTCTTATGataataatgtttttgtttgaaaTGGACTTCTTGGTCATTTCAGAACTGATGTATGAATATTCTCTCACTGACATCCCTTTGGAAACAATTGATATCATATATCCTAATAATATCCATGTCTTTGTGAAGGATGTGTTTTAAGCATATTGTCTGAGCCATAATCCTTAGCGTCACCACCATGCTGCATCAGTATAGATGGAGAGTTAGCTAGCGCTGAGCACCATAGCAACGCAAGCAGGGTGTGTTCACTAGCGCTGAGCACCATAGCAACACAAGCAGGGTGTGTTCACTAACGCTGAGCACCATAGCAACGCAAGCAGGGTGTGTTCACTAAAGCTGAGCACCATAGCAACGCAAGCAGGGTGTGTTCACTAGCGCTGAGCACCATAGcaacgcaagcaggatgtgttCACTAACCTGCCACCCCTCAAAGTCAGGATGTGACAGGGTAAGTTCACAAGCCCTCAGAATCGGCATGTAACAGTCAGGGTATGTTCACAAGCCCTCAGTGTGATTTTGTAATAGGTAGGGGTGTTAGATATCTGATGTGTTGAGTAGGTATCTAATGCAGGTTGCCGCTGGTACCTCTCTCTAACATGTTCTAAAGGAGTTCTGCTGTCGGTTCCTCTCTCTAACATGTTCTAAAGGAGTTCTGCTGTCGGTTCCTCTCTCTAACATGTTCTAAAGGAGTTCTGCTGTCGGTTCCTCTCTCTAACAcatctctgctgtctgttgtgttattgtctttattttctttctctttgtttttgtttttctttgtttttctttgttatTGTCCCTTTCTTTGCAGATTCCTAGAACAGTTTGGCGGGCGCAGTGAAGGGCAGGGCAAGCATCCGTGCGGGACACAACACAACCTCCTCTTAAAAGCGTTAACGCTCAGGGAGACGACCAAGTGGCCAGCCCCGTCCACAGGCCTCAGTAGCcctaaccaacacacacagctactcGCTCAGCTGATGGAGGAGaaatgatgcacacacacacacacacaccacacacaccacacacacacacacacacaccacacacacacacaccacacaccacacaccacacacacacacacacacacacacacacacacacacatacaaacccacAGCTACTCGCTCAGCTGATGGAGGAgaaattatgcacacacacacacacacacacacacacacacacacacatacaaacccacAGCTACTCGCTCAGCTGATGGAGGAGaaatgatgcacacacacacacacaccacacacacacacacacacacacacacacacacacatacaaacccacAGCTACTCGCTCAGCTGATGGAGGAGaaatgatgcacacacacaaacacacaatcacttGCTCAGCTCAAGGAGGAgaaacgctacacacacacacatccatgcacacatttatgcatccactcacacacacacactcacgtctgCACTTCATATGGTTTCTCCTCTGTAATGCTTGCTTGTTGTGTTTCTGAGTgtggtgtttctgtgtgtgtgtgtgtgtgtgtgtgtgtgtgtgtgtgcgcgcctgtctgtatgtgcgtgtgtgatgtggCTGCAGTAACAACCACAGCCGTTAGCGGAGCAAAGGACGGGTCACTCTCGGTTACCCTTAAGGCACAGTTTCAAAACAATCCCCACAAGCTTATTCAtaacctgtcacacacacacactctctcacacacacacatactctctctcacacacacacacactctcacacacacacacacatactctctcacacacacacacaaacactctctcacacacacacacacacacacacagaggtcttGTTTGTGATAGCGGAAGCATCACATGACTTCTGTGGTTATTTCACATCCTCCTGACCAGTGCCAGTCACCACAGTGCCAGTTCCCATTGGTCAATATCAGTCCTTTCTCCCATTGGTCAATATCAGTCCTTTCTCCCATTGGTCAATATCAGTCTTTACTTTCTCCCATTGGTCAGCATCATAATTTCCCTTTACAAACCCATCATGTGGTGTACAAATGTCCTGGGAGTGTTGTCCTGGTAACAACCACTCTGTCCTGGCAGTGTTGTCCTGGTAACAACCACTCAGTCCTGGCAGTGTTGTCCTGGTAACAACCACTCAGTCCTGGCAGTGTTGTCCTGGTAACAACCACTCAGTCCTGGCAGTGTTGTCCTGGTAACAACCACTCTGTCCTGGCAGTGTTGTCCTGGTAACAACCACTCAGGGCACTTCACATACTCTTCtttcccctctccatctctccatctctctctccatctctctctctctccatctctctgtctctccatctctctctctctccatctctctgtctctccatctctctgtctctccatctctctgtctctccatctctctgtctctccatctctctctccatctctctctctctccatctctctgtctctctctccatctctctctccatctctctctctctccatctctctctctctccatctctctgtctctccatctctctgtctctccatctctctgtctctccatctctctgtctctccatctctctgtctctctctccatctctctgtctctccatctctctgtctctccatctctctgtctctccatctctctgtctctccatctctctgtctctccatctctctccatctctctgtctctccatctctctgtctctccatctctctccatctctctgtctctccatctctctccatctctctgtctctccatctctctccatctctctgtctctccatctctctgtctctccatctctctccatctctctgtctctccatctctctccatctctctgtctctccatctctctccatctctctgtctctccatctctctccatctctctgtctctccatctctctgtctctccatctctctccatctctctgtctctccatctctctgtctctccatctctctccatctctctgtctctccatctctctgtctctccatctctctgtctctccatctctctgtctctccatctctctgtctctctctccatctctctgtctctccatctctctgtctctccatctctctgtctctctctccatctctctgtctctccatctctctgtctctctctccatctctctgtctctccatctctctgtctctccatctctctgtctctccatctctctgtctctccatctctctgtctctccatctgtcgcatctctccatctctctgtctcatctctccatctctgtctctccatctgtctcatctctctctctccatctctctgtctctctctccatctctctctgtctctctctccatctctctctctgtctctctctccatctctgtctctccatctctctgtctctctctccatctctctgtctctccatctctctctgtctctccatctctctgtctctccatctgtcgcatctctccatctctctgtctcatctctccatctctgtctctccatctgtctcatctctctctc includes the following:
- the LOC121715307 gene encoding formin-binding protein 1-like, producing MEERRIERVGESMRTYADVDRRVLPIVSKCLDGMNKAAESIDPKMDTKQVVETYKSGFEPPGDVEFEDYSLSMRRAVSESSFLNARGENRRRSRGKLWPFIKRNKLMSLLASPRQPPPPPPTSPSPSPAVPNGPHSPPAQQREPFAQRINGFMSSKHRSLRSLKRGGTSSEDYSHLPPEQRRKKLQAKLNDITKDLQKEMDQRDALAKMKDVYIKNPHMGDPNSVDPRLEEITHNIDKLQLETSKFESWLADVEGKLLEKGDAQRRQSAHYDSQGHTPVGNNCAQNRESPDGSYTEDQSVETQFKSRSTEFDDEFDDEDPLPTIGTCKALYPFEGQNEGTIWMAEGEMLYVIEEDKGDGWTRVRRSEDEEGYVPTSYIKLYFDTSAKDS